The Neodiprion virginianus isolate iyNeoVirg1 chromosome 5, iyNeoVirg1.1, whole genome shotgun sequence genome contains a region encoding:
- the LOC124304757 gene encoding uncharacterized protein LOC124304757: MLFLLRKPLINCLCAAQWRWLDSISFSSEFCSGSCFDTREKGLQCVGYLEDVNDAETQSINTCPISEINIDGRSCVNSVGTDSRKSFSDTALSNETCTGGTSIENCKHFVEESVEVQTETWPIPCRCHRLEPETCKSEIGTKKKRKKAKSKSKEETKGTKSCLKAMQEIVRPRQKRQTRKSCTFDMKHFQDKILTLLDQEGGICQCCNCNSPGKLNVESRPERHVDRQTKCEKRVEKEEKQSGLTKRERIPTTIQRDDNTVMVYRTSMASNNKSSTMSGRQRESAEKEKNIESSSRRSGSRKAKRARRVQVSASSSELETCNINRKEKRKKRRSKESKKKFSCDS; encoded by the exons ATGCTATTCCTTCTTCGAAAGCCATTGATAAATTGCCTATGTGCTGCTCAATGGAG GTGGCTTGAttcgatttcattttccaGCGAATTCTGCTCGGGGAGCTGCTTTGACACTCGCGAAAAAGGGCTGCAATGCGTCGGTTATTTAGAGGATGTGAACGACGCTGAAACTCAGTCGATCAACACCTGCCCAATATCGGAAATCAACATTGATGGACGTAGTTGTGTTAATTCTGTGGGTACCGATAgtcggaaaagtttttcagaTACCGCGTTAAGCAATGAGACATGCACGGGTGGAACCtcgattgaaaattgcaaGCATTTTGTCGAGGAGTCTGTAGAAGTGCAAACAGAAACTTGGCCGATTCCGTGCAGGTGTCATCGGTTGGAACCAGAGACTTGCAAGTCTGAAATTGGAACcaagaagaaaaggaagaaagcCAAGAGCAAGTCGAAGGAAGAAACCAAGGGTACCAAAAGCTGCCTCAAAGCTATGCAAGAGATAGTTCGACCACGACAGAAACGCCAAACAAGGAAGAGCTGCACTTTTGACATGAAACACTTCCAGGATAAAATACTTACTCTGCTTGATCAAGAAGGCGGAATTTGTCAGTGCTGTAATTGCAATAGCCCTGGGAAACTGAATG TGGAAAGTAGACCCGAAAGACACGTCGACAGACAAACCAAATGCGAGAAACGAGtggagaaggaggaaaaacAATCAGGTCTAACTAAACGCGAAAGGATACCGACAACTATACAACGAGATGACAATACTGTGATGGTATACCGTACGTCGATGgcgtctaacaataagtcatCGACGATGTCCGGGAGGCAACGCGAGTCtgcagagaaagagaaaaatattgaatcatCATCTCGAAGGTCGGGTTCGCGAAAGGCTAAAAGAGCCAGAAGAGTTCAAGTCTCAGCCTCGTCTTCTGAGTTGGAAACCTGCAATATCAATAGGAAAGAAAAACGGAAGAAACGTCGATCCAAggaatcaaagaaaaaattttcatgcgaTTCTTAA